One region of Serinus canaria isolate serCan28SL12 chromosome 25, serCan2020, whole genome shotgun sequence genomic DNA includes:
- the CCNT1 gene encoding cyclin-T1 isoform X2 codes for MRGCGLSVPASSTSLPALERSRHQRLPPAPAHPTLDVIAPPRCVRTPRPPRGRRAAMEASAGGGGAGPGRRWYFSREQLERSPSRRAGLDPDKELSYRQQAANLLQDMGQRLNVSQLTINTAIVYMHRFYMVQSFTQFHRNSVVPAALFLAAKVEEQPRKLEHVIKVAHACLHPQEPLLDTKSEAYLQQAQDLVILESIILQTLGFEITIDHPHTHVVKCTQLVRASKDLAQTSYFMATNRVEALRCP; via the exons ATGAGGGGGTGTGGCCTCTCCGTCCCCGCCTCCTCAACGTCCCTCCCTGCTTTGGAACGCTCGCGCCACCAACGGCTCCCTCCCGCGCCCGCCCACCCGACGCTTGACGTCATCGCGCCGCCGCGCTGCGTGCGCACGCCGCGTCCCCCGCGCGGGCGCAGAGCCGCCATGGAGGCctcggcgggcggcggcggcgccgggcccGGGCGGCGCTGGTACTTCAGCCGCGAGCAGCTGGAGCGGAGCCCATCGCGCCGCGCCGGCCTGGACCCCGACAAGGAGCTTTCGTACCGGCAGCAGGCGGCCAACCTGCTGCAGGACATGGGGCAGCGCCTCAACGT ctcccagctcaccaTCAACACAGCCATTGTGTACATGCATCGCTTCTACATGGTGCAGTCCTTCACCCAGTTCCACAGGAAT TCGGTAGTGCCAGCAGCGCTTTTCCTGGCAGCCAAGGTGGAGGAACAGCCTCGGAAGCTGGAGCACGTCATCAAGGTGGCACATGCCTGTCTGCACCCCCAGGAGCCCCTGCTGGACACCAAGAGTGAG GCTTACCTGCAACAAGCCCAAGACCTGGTCATTCTAGAGAGCATAATCCTACAGACCCTGG GGTTTGAGATCACTATTGACCATCCTCACACCCATGTGGTGAAGTGCACCCAGCTTGTCCGAG ccAGCAAGGACTTGGCACAAACTTCGTATTTCATGGCTACAAACAg GGTTGAGGCTCTTCGTTGTCCTTGA